One genomic window of Paenibacillus xylanilyticus includes the following:
- a CDS encoding LTA synthase family protein, whose amino-acid sequence MLSRSSLTRFLSGPFILFTMIMIIKSSLAWMVIFDDIPVWKPLLTELPLIWICFCLIEWFAAKRRMWAYLALNLVLSGIFFAAIMYYKYYGVIVNYHALAQVNQVTSVKSSMFSLLDPYYLFIFADILIIGGILIRRRIKLGVTERPGKIPLDHRSTRRVASFILIISLVICMLNIYPNRASMSEITQAEQMGILGYEAYTILADRPEKPFPLDEIDQDRIDQIKQTTALESIVDSGAAKGRNVIVLQLESFQNFLIGLKVDGQEVTPHLNQLAQESLYFPNFYQQVGQGNTSDAEFVVNTSFYTPPNGAASTVYADKALPSLPKLLSSIGYQTATFHSNDVRFWNRDQLYQALGFDQYYDIDYFGTADSIAFSASDEVLYSKTLNKLEEMQAEGSPFYAQIISMSAHHPYHLPERKVSLTLPKRYADTLPGDYLVSQHYADQAVGQFIDGLKQRGLWENSLLVVYGDHLGLPIYSLDKDDKELMKEIYGREYTSADMINIPLIMTAPGVTPAEQLDQIGGQVDILPTIAGLTGASLQDQLHFGQDLLRESGNLLPERYYLPTGSVLNDASLFIPETGYGDGTHYSLANAGRQDTSQVENHPGPNKESSEEAAVPATATTDGDTVSSSGYITKDEYERALDLMHLSNSYLIQLPDRNTEK is encoded by the coding sequence ATGTTGTCACGCAGTTCACTCACCCGGTTTCTAAGCGGACCGTTTATATTGTTTACCATGATTATGATTATTAAAAGCTCCCTGGCCTGGATGGTCATTTTCGATGATATCCCCGTCTGGAAGCCATTGCTTACGGAGCTGCCGTTGATCTGGATCTGCTTTTGTCTGATTGAGTGGTTCGCCGCCAAAAGACGGATGTGGGCCTATCTTGCACTGAACCTGGTGCTGTCAGGCATTTTTTTCGCTGCCATTATGTATTACAAATATTATGGGGTCATCGTCAATTATCATGCGCTCGCGCAGGTGAATCAGGTGACGTCGGTGAAGAGCAGCATGTTCTCCCTGCTGGACCCGTATTACTTGTTTATTTTTGCGGATATTCTGATTATTGGCGGCATCCTGATCCGGCGCCGGATCAAGCTCGGTGTTACCGAACGTCCGGGAAAGATACCTCTGGACCACAGAAGCACACGCAGAGTCGCCTCTTTTATTCTGATCATTTCCTTGGTAATCTGCATGCTGAACATATATCCGAACCGGGCAAGCATGAGCGAAATTACCCAAGCGGAACAAATGGGAATTCTCGGTTACGAGGCTTATACCATTCTGGCGGATCGGCCTGAAAAGCCCTTTCCGCTTGATGAGATTGATCAGGATCGCATTGATCAGATCAAACAAACGACAGCGCTGGAGTCTATCGTGGATTCCGGGGCAGCTAAAGGCCGGAACGTGATTGTCCTCCAGCTGGAATCATTCCAGAATTTCCTGATTGGTCTGAAGGTGGATGGCCAGGAAGTCACACCACATCTCAACCAGCTTGCACAGGAAAGCCTGTATTTCCCGAACTTCTATCAGCAGGTAGGTCAGGGGAATACATCCGATGCCGAGTTTGTTGTAAACACATCATTCTATACACCGCCAAACGGAGCGGCATCGACGGTCTATGCCGATAAAGCCCTGCCAAGTCTCCCCAAATTATTGTCGTCAATCGGGTATCAGACGGCTACATTCCATTCAAACGATGTTCGTTTCTGGAATCGGGATCAGCTCTACCAGGCGCTTGGTTTTGACCAATATTATGATATCGATTATTTTGGCACAGCGGACTCCATTGCTTTCTCGGCATCGGATGAGGTGCTGTATTCTAAAACGCTTAATAAATTGGAAGAAATGCAGGCAGAAGGCTCGCCATTTTATGCACAGATCATCTCCATGTCTGCGCATCACCCGTACCATTTACCAGAGAGAAAGGTTAGCCTGACGCTGCCGAAGCGGTACGCGGACACCCTGCCTGGCGATTATCTGGTATCCCAGCATTATGCTGATCAGGCGGTGGGACAATTCATCGATGGTTTGAAACAACGCGGACTATGGGAAAACAGCCTGCTGGTGGTATACGGAGACCACCTTGGCCTGCCCATCTATTCGCTGGACAAGGACGACAAAGAGTTAATGAAAGAAATCTATGGCCGGGAGTATACATCTGCGGACATGATTAATATTCCGCTCATCATGACGGCTCCCGGGGTCACGCCTGCAGAGCAGCTGGATCAGATCGGTGGACAAGTGGACATTCTGCCAACGATAGCCGGACTCACAGGCGCATCTCTCCAGGATCAACTGCACTTCGGGCAGGATCTGCTGCGGGAGTCAGGCAATCTGCTGCCGGAACGCTATTATCTGCCTACCGGTTCTGTGCTTAATGATGCCTCATTATTCATTCCGGAGACCGGTTATGGTGACGGAACCCATTACTCGCTAGCTAATGCCGGAAGGCAGGATACCAGTCAGGTGGAGAACCATCCGGGACCGAATAAGGAGTCATCGGAAGAGGCAGCTGTTCCGGCAACTGCCACAACGGATGGCGACACCGTGTCCTCCTCAGGGTACATTACCAAGGACGAGTATGAGCGTGCTTTGGATCTTATGCATTTGTCCAACAGTTATTTAATACAGCTGCCTGACCGGAATACAGAGAAGTAG
- a CDS encoding GNAT family N-acetyltransferase, which translates to MEFTRITSINDPLFAQMHKLMQEIFPPEEVLDFPLWQEPLEDPGIRVFVAVHEGNVVGATEYRYYEDWNVAMTDFTIIGREGLGIGSFLANHRKLDLQQLAAANGKELFGMFAEIYNPYLSQDHEFGGIKPMDPYVRREVLSHLGYQRLDFPYVHPSWQGDGEAVGGLDLCFMPGNEEQGELPASLVADFLNRYYAVLPNKPQEWLAMVDQLKARTSVPLLPL; encoded by the coding sequence ATGGAATTTACACGAATTACTTCAATTAATGATCCTTTGTTTGCCCAAATGCACAAGCTGATGCAGGAAATTTTCCCGCCTGAGGAAGTGCTGGACTTCCCGCTGTGGCAGGAACCGCTGGAAGACCCAGGCATTCGCGTATTTGTGGCTGTGCATGAAGGGAATGTTGTGGGAGCGACAGAATACCGCTACTACGAAGACTGGAATGTGGCCATGACGGATTTTACGATCATCGGCCGCGAAGGTCTGGGCATCGGCAGTTTCCTTGCCAACCATCGGAAGCTTGACCTGCAGCAGCTTGCCGCGGCAAACGGCAAGGAACTGTTCGGCATGTTCGCCGAGATTTATAACCCGTATCTTAGCCAGGATCATGAATTTGGCGGCATTAAGCCCATGGATCCGTATGTACGCCGCGAAGTGCTGTCCCATCTGGGATATCAACGACTGGATTTCCCATATGTTCATCCTTCCTGGCAAGGGGACGGAGAAGCGGTGGGTGGACTTGACCTCTGCTTCATGCCGGGCAATGAGGAGCAAGGGGAGCTGCCAGCCAGCCTGGTGGCTGATTTCCTGAATCGCTATTATGCTGTCCTGCCGAATAAACCGCAGGAATGGCTTGCGATGGTGGATCAGCTGAAAGCTCGCACTTCGGTGCCGCTGCTGCCTTTGTAA
- a CDS encoding GNAT family N-acetyltransferase, whose translation MYQKEMLITGPDKHGKPVKAIVRTYQHADFDELIRIQAESFPPPYPEELLWNHQQLASHVANYPDGAICIEVDGELAGSMTSLRMQWDPSHPASHTWAEVTDDGYIRNHQPDGNTLYIVDLCVRPKFRKWGLAQLMMQAMYHLVIAQGLDRLLGAGRMPGYHLVADEMTAESYLEQVVSGEKRDPVISFLLRCGRMPVGVATDYLDDEESCNYAALMEWRNPFKT comes from the coding sequence ATGTATCAAAAAGAGATGTTGATTACCGGTCCGGATAAGCACGGTAAGCCAGTAAAAGCTATCGTTCGTACGTATCAGCACGCTGACTTCGATGAACTGATTCGCATCCAGGCCGAGAGCTTTCCTCCGCCTTATCCGGAAGAGCTGCTCTGGAACCATCAGCAGCTTGCCAGTCACGTAGCCAACTACCCGGATGGGGCCATCTGCATTGAGGTAGATGGTGAGCTGGCGGGATCGATGACCTCGCTGCGCATGCAATGGGACCCTTCACATCCGGCAAGCCACACGTGGGCTGAAGTGACCGATGATGGGTATATTCGCAATCATCAGCCGGATGGCAACACGCTCTACATCGTTGATCTGTGTGTACGTCCGAAATTTCGCAAGTGGGGACTGGCACAGCTCATGATGCAGGCCATGTATCATCTGGTCATTGCACAGGGGCTCGACCGACTGCTCGGTGCCGGGAGAATGCCGGGGTACCATCTGGTGGCTGATGAAATGACGGCTGAATCGTATCTGGAGCAGGTGGTATCCGGCGAGAAACGCGATCCGGTGATCTCATTCCTGCTGCGCTGCGGACGTATGCCAGTGGGTGTGGCGACGGATTATCTGGATGATGAGGAGTCCTGCAACTATGCAGCCCTTATGGAATGGCGCAATCCGTTCAAGACATAA
- a CDS encoding carbon-nitrogen hydrolase family protein — protein MKLRVSAVQYRLQTISSFEQFAAQAEHYIRTADEFGTEFVLFPEFFTTQLMSIGDGKGNALTIEDLPDFTEQYEQLFTSLAAKYNMHLIGGTHVIRREGKLYNTAHMFYPDGRIARQAKIHITPTEVQEWNMAPGDGLEVFDTDKGRIAMLTCYDIEFPEIVRMAKAKGADVIFCPSCTDDRHGFYRVRYTSHARAVENQVYVVLTGTVGNLPTVDFMRANYGQAAIITPNDVPFPPRGILAEGEINDDMIVTADLDLDLLYEVRERGSVTTWRDRRTDLYTDWA, from the coding sequence ATGAAATTGCGGGTATCCGCGGTACAGTACCGATTGCAAACCATCAGCTCCTTTGAGCAGTTTGCTGCTCAAGCCGAGCATTATATACGGACAGCCGACGAATTCGGAACTGAATTTGTGCTGTTCCCTGAATTTTTTACAACTCAGCTCATGTCCATTGGTGACGGTAAGGGCAACGCGCTGACCATTGAGGACTTGCCCGATTTTACAGAGCAGTATGAACAGCTGTTCACATCCCTGGCAGCGAAGTACAACATGCATCTGATCGGGGGAACCCATGTCATCCGGCGTGAAGGGAAATTGTATAATACCGCCCACATGTTCTATCCGGATGGCCGTATTGCACGCCAGGCCAAGATCCATATTACACCGACCGAAGTACAGGAATGGAATATGGCACCGGGGGATGGCCTTGAAGTATTCGACACGGATAAAGGCAGAATTGCAATGCTGACCTGTTACGATATTGAGTTCCCGGAAATTGTGCGTATGGCAAAAGCCAAAGGAGCTGACGTCATCTTCTGTCCTTCCTGCACGGATGACCGGCACGGATTCTACCGGGTGCGCTATACAAGTCATGCGCGCGCAGTGGAGAATCAGGTTTATGTTGTACTGACCGGAACAGTAGGCAATCTGCCGACAGTGGACTTCATGCGTGCCAACTACGGACAGGCTGCCATCATTACGCCGAATGATGTCCCGTTCCCGCCGCGCGGCATTCTGGCCGAAGGTGAGATTAACGATGATATGATCGTAACAGCAGATCTGGATCTGGATTTGCTCTACGAAGTACGTGAGCGCGGATCTGTAACGACCTGGCGTGACCGCCGCACCGATCTATATACAGACTGGGCGTAG
- the cidR gene encoding cidABC operon transcriptional activator CidR, protein MDIRHLQYFLEVARQQSFTKAAEVLYITQPTISKTVKSLEDELGVTLLDRYGKRVELTDAGHVFFRQALEIEKSFRSLSSELDDLMNLKKGHLRIGLPPMVGSSFFPMIIGEFHKAYPQVSIQLFEDGAKKVEADVISGALDIGVAVLPTVDELLDHFVFVEEKLNLLVHPSHPLAGKESVALRELEHDAFVLFREDFALHDRIIAACQHVGFQPRVVYESSQWDLLSAMVAANLGVALLPETICREVDHMRVRIMPVVEPVIPWQLGMIWRKDRYLSFATREWIGFTKAMLSEERK, encoded by the coding sequence ATGGATATCCGCCATTTGCAATATTTTCTGGAGGTCGCCAGGCAGCAGAGCTTTACCAAGGCAGCCGAGGTGTTATATATCACCCAGCCAACCATCAGCAAAACCGTGAAAAGTCTGGAGGATGAGCTGGGGGTTACGCTGCTGGATCGGTACGGCAAGAGAGTCGAATTGACCGATGCAGGGCATGTTTTCTTCCGGCAGGCACTGGAAATTGAAAAATCGTTTCGCAGCTTGTCCTCCGAACTCGACGATCTGATGAATCTGAAGAAAGGACATCTGCGCATCGGATTGCCACCCATGGTGGGCTCAAGCTTTTTCCCCATGATCATTGGTGAATTTCATAAGGCCTATCCGCAAGTGAGCATTCAACTGTTTGAGGATGGTGCCAAAAAGGTAGAGGCCGATGTCATCAGTGGTGCACTGGATATTGGTGTCGCTGTGCTGCCGACGGTGGATGAGCTGCTCGATCATTTTGTGTTCGTGGAAGAAAAGCTGAATCTGCTTGTTCACCCTTCGCATCCGCTGGCGGGCAAAGAATCGGTTGCCCTGCGTGAACTGGAGCATGATGCCTTTGTGCTGTTCAGGGAGGATTTTGCCCTGCATGATCGGATCATTGCTGCCTGTCAGCATGTAGGATTCCAGCCGAGGGTGGTCTATGAGAGCTCCCAGTGGGATTTGCTCAGTGCAATGGTTGCGGCCAATCTGGGGGTGGCATTACTTCCCGAGACCATCTGCCGTGAAGTGGATCATATGCGTGTACGCATTATGCCGGTTGTGGAACCCGTGATCCCCTGGCAGCTCGGCATGATCTGGCGTAAGGACCGATATCTGTCTTTTGCCACAAGGGAATGGATCGGTTTCACCAAGGCGATGTTGAGCGAAGAAAGGAAATAG
- a CDS encoding CidA/LrgA family protein yields the protein MKKWGLGILQVALLMVFSLLMDQLARALHLPIPGSILGMVVLFILLQTRVVKLRWIEVGAAWLLGELLLFFIPSAVGIMNYMPMLEHDGLQILFIVLLSTFLVMVCTGLVATRIAKRKERHTG from the coding sequence GTGAAAAAATGGGGACTTGGGATATTGCAGGTTGCTCTCCTCATGGTCTTTTCACTGCTCATGGACCAGTTGGCCCGTGCTCTCCATTTGCCTATACCGGGTTCGATACTCGGCATGGTTGTACTGTTTATTTTGCTACAGACTCGGGTCGTGAAGCTGCGCTGGATTGAAGTCGGAGCCGCATGGCTGCTCGGAGAACTGCTGCTTTTCTTCATCCCTTCAGCCGTTGGCATCATGAACTACATGCCCATGCTTGAACATGACGGACTGCAGATTCTGTTCATCGTCCTGCTGAGTACATTTCTGGTTATGGTCTGCACCGGGCTGGTTGCCACACGAATTGCCAAACGAAAGGAGCGTCACACCGGATGA
- a CDS encoding CidB/LrgB family autolysis modulator gives MIGFLCLLLTVGIYLIAKRMYRQLPKVYLSPLLITPLLVVGVLLATGTDYTDYSSGGKWLSLLLQPATVAFAVPLYTFFHVLKKHISEIVFSVMTGSVVAVLSSALLAKWLQLDSGLIHSLIPRSITTPIAMNVSATIGGIPAVTAVFVIMTGLLGAIMGPSIVKMLRIDGEIARGTLLGTGAHGTGTSKAFELSSLTGTISSISMVLAALFTLAVAPILSKLIFP, from the coding sequence ATGATTGGATTTCTCTGCTTGTTGTTAACTGTCGGTATTTACTTGATTGCCAAACGCATGTATCGCCAATTGCCCAAGGTTTATCTGTCTCCACTGCTGATCACGCCCCTGCTTGTCGTTGGGGTGCTGCTTGCGACCGGAACAGATTATACAGATTACAGCAGCGGCGGCAAATGGCTTAGTCTTCTGCTGCAGCCGGCTACGGTAGCCTTTGCTGTACCGCTCTATACCTTTTTCCATGTGCTCAAAAAGCATATATCCGAGATTGTCTTCAGTGTTATGACCGGATCGGTAGTTGCCGTACTCTCGTCTGCCCTGCTCGCCAAGTGGCTTCAGCTGGACTCCGGGCTGATTCACAGCCTGATTCCGCGTTCCATTACAACCCCGATTGCCATGAATGTCTCGGCTACTATTGGGGGGATCCCCGCTGTTACTGCGGTTTTTGTCATCATGACCGGTTTGCTTGGTGCGATTATGGGTCCTTCTATCGTTAAAATGCTCCGCATTGATGGAGAGATTGCCCGCGGAACCCTGCTCGGAACAGGTGCCCACGGTACAGGGACTTCCAAAGCTTTTGAGCTCAGTTCCCTCACAGGAACCATCTCCAGTATCTCCATGGTACTCGCTGCATTGTTCACTCTGGCGGTGGCACCTATTCTTTCTAAACTTATTTTCCCATAA
- a CDS encoding AbrB/MazE/SpoVT family DNA-binding domain-containing protein — MKRTGMKRSLDRLGRIVLPKEMRDTMEIHIGDPLEFFIEGKELILRKYKSTLCVFCGDMDTEMYFKEQFICRTCAVQLKHPDDTPEWFVPQNKQAPAAVERPASESAKVSSPTWDEGTVPASTEYPDLRPKTARMLQQMKEIVEQNPDLAQQQIAEKLGISQGRVSQLKKLL, encoded by the coding sequence ATGAAAAGAACCGGAATGAAGAGATCTCTGGACCGCCTTGGACGAATTGTCCTTCCCAAGGAAATGCGGGATACGATGGAAATCCATATCGGCGATCCGCTTGAGTTTTTCATTGAAGGGAAAGAGTTGATTTTGAGAAAGTACAAATCAACGTTGTGTGTGTTTTGCGGTGATATGGATACGGAAATGTATTTCAAAGAGCAATTCATCTGCCGGACGTGTGCTGTTCAATTAAAACACCCGGATGACACTCCCGAATGGTTCGTTCCTCAGAACAAACAGGCTCCTGCAGCCGTGGAGCGTCCTGCTTCCGAATCCGCCAAAGTCTCGTCCCCCACATGGGATGAGGGAACTGTACCTGCCAGCACTGAGTATCCTGACCTGCGGCCCAAGACGGCTCGCATGCTGCAACAGATGAAAGAAATTGTTGAACAGAATCCTGATTTGGCTCAGCAGCAGATTGCGGAAAAGCTTGGTATTAGCCAAGGACGCGTCTCCCAATTAAAGAAATTGCTATAA
- a CDS encoding DoxX family protein — MRIIGYIFLVVLAGVFVMTGLNKVMGAEMMVQTFESFSYPKWTMYLLGAVELLSAVGLLIPRTRMVAAGVLTFILIGAIGSHLIYGQYGAIALPAILLVANIVVLAIGMRKLEEEEVLEVIQA; from the coding sequence ATGAGAATTATTGGATATATTTTTCTGGTCGTGCTTGCAGGTGTATTTGTAATGACGGGGCTTAACAAGGTAATGGGTGCTGAGATGATGGTGCAGACGTTCGAGAGCTTCTCGTATCCCAAGTGGACGATGTATTTGCTCGGTGCGGTAGAATTGCTTAGTGCAGTGGGCTTATTGATCCCTCGTACCCGCATGGTAGCAGCAGGTGTCCTGACATTTATTCTGATTGGTGCAATCGGAAGTCATCTGATCTACGGACAATACGGGGCTATTGCTCTTCCGGCAATCCTGCTTGTTGCCAATATTGTTGTTCTGGCGATCGGTATGCGCAAGCTGGAGGAAGAGGAGGTTCTGGAAGTCATTCAAGCATGA
- a CDS encoding winged helix-turn-helix transcriptional regulator codes for MDIIGKKWVLLIMYQLLSGPKRFTELEAEMAISGRLLSERLKEMEMEGIVTRHMYPEIPPRVEYELTPKGKAIEPVINQIYGWSSDWLKR; via the coding sequence ATGGACATCATTGGTAAGAAGTGGGTTCTGCTGATCATGTATCAGCTGCTCTCCGGACCTAAGCGCTTCACAGAGCTGGAAGCGGAAATGGCCATTAGCGGCCGTTTGTTATCCGAGCGTTTGAAGGAAATGGAGATGGAAGGCATCGTAACCCGTCATATGTATCCTGAAATTCCGCCACGGGTTGAATACGAGCTGACTCCCAAAGGCAAGGCTATTGAGCCGGTGATCAACCAAATTTATGGCTGGTCCTCCGACTGGCTGAAACGATAG
- a CDS encoding Gfo/Idh/MocA family protein, with protein sequence MTLQIGIIGTGWFSKVHADILARMEGVRVASVLGTTLEKAEAMASVYDAAGYSELEHMLDGEKLDAVYICVPPMSHGSIESELIRRGIPFLVEKPLSTGMDIPRKILDQVKDTGLLTSVGYHFRYQEAAQVLRGAMQDQTIGMALGRWMGGMPGVAWWRRQEGSGGQFVEQTTHIVDLLRYCAGEVTEVYAAAAQRVMHEKHDHVTVADVANVTLKLESGAIASIANTCLLPDGEGGAGLQFYTEAGVWDWTPDRLLLPSAAAHAMAGQEIPAGHNPYERENEAFIHALRTGDRTRILSDYADACRTQEITTAALASADSGLPVQLKPTKNLSH encoded by the coding sequence ATGACGTTACAGATCGGCATCATTGGAACAGGTTGGTTCAGCAAAGTCCATGCAGATATTTTGGCACGAATGGAAGGCGTCCGTGTGGCAAGTGTGCTCGGGACCACCTTGGAGAAAGCTGAGGCGATGGCTTCCGTGTATGACGCAGCCGGCTACAGCGAGCTTGAACATATGCTGGATGGGGAGAAGCTGGATGCAGTTTACATCTGCGTTCCGCCAATGTCACATGGTTCAATTGAATCGGAACTGATTCGTCGGGGCATCCCTTTCCTTGTAGAGAAACCACTAAGTACAGGAATGGATATTCCGCGCAAGATTTTAGATCAGGTGAAGGATACAGGTTTGCTTACTTCGGTAGGTTATCACTTCCGCTATCAGGAAGCTGCGCAGGTGCTTCGGGGGGCAATGCAGGATCAGACGATCGGCATGGCACTTGGACGCTGGATGGGCGGTATGCCAGGCGTAGCCTGGTGGCGCCGTCAGGAAGGATCCGGAGGACAGTTTGTCGAGCAGACAACACATATTGTCGATTTGCTCCGGTACTGTGCAGGAGAAGTTACTGAGGTATATGCTGCAGCAGCCCAGCGTGTGATGCATGAGAAGCACGATCATGTTACCGTAGCAGATGTAGCGAATGTTACGCTTAAGCTGGAGAGCGGTGCCATTGCGAGCATTGCCAATACATGCCTGCTGCCGGATGGAGAAGGCGGTGCCGGACTTCAGTTCTACACGGAAGCCGGAGTATGGGACTGGACACCGGATCGTCTGCTGCTGCCGAGTGCTGCTGCTCACGCGATGGCAGGTCAGGAGATTCCGGCAGGACATAATCCGTATGAGCGGGAGAACGAGGCGTTCATTCATGCTCTTCGGACGGGTGACCGTACGCGGATTCTGTCTGATTACGCGGATGCCTGCCGTACACAGGAGATTACAACAGCAGCGCTGGCATCGGCCGATTCCGGTCTGCCGGTGCAGCTGAAGCCTACTAAGAATCTCTCGCATTAA
- a CDS encoding glycerol-3-phosphate dehydrogenase/oxidase: MTSSFSAAMRGEYLQSMANAHFDILVIGGGITGAGIALDAVSRGLKTALVEMQDFAAGTSSRSTKLVHGGLRYLKQFEVKMVAEVGRERAIVYENGPHVTTPEPMLLPIYTGGTFGRFSTSIGLMVYDRLAGVKRSERRTMLNAGAVSDSEPLLRREGLLGGGLYVEYRTDDARLTIEVMKEAVKRGAQAVNYVKAGGFVKENGKIIGIQATDQITGQRVQLRASKVINASGPWVDELREVDGSRQGKTLQMTKGIHLVFDGSRFPLRQAVYFDTPDGRMVFAVPRDGKTYVGTTDTVFRDDPAQPLISEADRDYLIDAVNGMFPDIQICAEDVESGWAGIRPLIHEEGKSPSEISRKDEVWVSPSGLITIAGGKLTGYRKMAEMVVDLAARELKQETGKSMGPCITKKLPISGGHVGGSAGYSVYVERKIKDGVALGLHRQAAERLARTYGSNVDALYDRLPDPRAKAERHGMPQELLLMLNYAIEEEMAVTPADFLVRRTGDLFFRIDEVRQYKSAVIQYMNDRLYWTDEQRTGYEQELDRLILGASGKI, from the coding sequence ATGACTTCATCTTTCTCGGCAGCGATGCGCGGCGAGTATCTTCAATCCATGGCGAATGCACATTTTGACATATTGGTTATAGGCGGAGGGATCACGGGGGCAGGCATTGCCCTTGATGCCGTGTCCCGCGGACTGAAGACCGCGCTGGTTGAAATGCAGGATTTTGCAGCGGGCACGTCCAGCCGTTCAACCAAACTGGTCCACGGAGGGTTACGATATCTGAAGCAGTTTGAAGTGAAAATGGTAGCGGAGGTAGGACGCGAACGGGCAATTGTCTATGAAAATGGACCTCATGTGACGACACCGGAGCCGATGCTCCTGCCCATCTATACGGGAGGTACGTTTGGGCGCTTCAGCACCTCGATTGGTTTGATGGTGTATGACCGGCTCGCGGGTGTGAAGCGCAGCGAGCGCCGTACGATGCTGAACGCTGGAGCTGTCTCGGACAGCGAACCTTTGCTGCGCCGAGAGGGACTGTTGGGTGGCGGGTTATATGTGGAATACCGGACGGATGACGCACGGCTTACCATCGAAGTGATGAAAGAAGCGGTAAAGCGTGGAGCACAAGCTGTGAATTATGTAAAGGCAGGCGGATTTGTGAAGGAAAATGGAAAGATCATTGGCATCCAGGCTACGGACCAGATCACAGGCCAGCGTGTTCAATTAAGGGCAAGCAAGGTCATCAATGCTTCGGGTCCATGGGTGGATGAACTCCGCGAGGTAGATGGTTCACGTCAGGGCAAGACGCTGCAAATGACCAAAGGCATTCATCTGGTGTTCGACGGATCAAGGTTTCCTCTACGGCAAGCAGTATATTTTGATACCCCCGATGGGCGAATGGTTTTCGCAGTTCCACGCGATGGCAAAACATACGTGGGTACTACGGATACTGTTTTCCGAGATGACCCGGCGCAGCCTCTGATCTCTGAAGCAGATCGGGATTATCTAATCGATGCGGTAAATGGCATGTTTCCAGATATTCAGATTTGTGCCGAAGATGTGGAATCGGGCTGGGCTGGCATACGTCCATTAATCCATGAGGAGGGCAAGAGTCCTTCCGAAATCTCACGCAAGGATGAAGTGTGGGTCTCCCCTTCCGGACTGATCACCATTGCGGGAGGCAAGCTGACCGGGTATCGCAAAATGGCTGAAATGGTCGTTGATCTGGCAGCTCGGGAGCTGAAGCAGGAAACAGGGAAATCGATGGGGCCATGCATAACGAAGAAGTTGCCGATTTCCGGTGGGCACGTTGGTGGCTCAGCAGGATATTCCGTCTATGTAGAGCGCAAGATTAAGGATGGGGTAGCGCTCGGACTCCATCGGCAAGCTGCAGAGCGGCTGGCTCGTACCTATGGATCCAATGTGGATGCCCTGTATGACCGGCTGCCTGATCCACGGGCCAAGGCCGAACGGCATGGCATGCCGCAGGAACTGCTGCTCATGCTGAATTATGCAATTGAGGAAGAAATGGCCGTAACCCCGGCAGACTTCCTGGTGCGACGAACAGGCGATTTATTTTTCCGAATTGACGAGGTGCGTCAGTATAAGTCGGCAGTTATCCAATACATGAATGATCGGCTGTACTGGACGGATGAGCAGAGAACAGGGTATGAACAAGAGCTGGACCGGCTGATATTGGGGGCATCTGGCAAAATATAA